One Micromonospora sp. FIMYZ51 genomic window carries:
- a CDS encoding transcriptional regulator, translating into MPSEYAKSLGARLRSIRQQQGLSLQGVEEKSNGRWKAVVVGSYERGDRAVTVSRLAELAEFYRVPVSELLPDGSGVRHEPTSKIVLDLERLYDEASEDLAYVARYARAIQQQRGDYNGRVLSIRADDLRALAIVYDASPSGLIERLTEHGVLVADPRAFFAS; encoded by the coding sequence ATGCCCTCTGAATACGCCAAGTCTCTGGGCGCCCGCCTGCGCTCCATCCGCCAGCAGCAGGGCCTGTCCCTGCAAGGTGTGGAGGAGAAGTCGAACGGGCGCTGGAAGGCAGTGGTGGTCGGCTCGTACGAGCGCGGCGACCGGGCCGTCACGGTGTCCCGCCTGGCCGAGTTGGCCGAGTTCTACCGCGTTCCGGTCTCGGAGCTACTGCCCGACGGCAGCGGGGTGCGGCACGAGCCCACCAGCAAGATCGTGCTGGACCTGGAGCGGCTCTACGACGAGGCCAGCGAGGACCTGGCCTACGTGGCTCGCTACGCCCGGGCCATCCAGCAGCAGCGCGGTGACTACAACGGCCGGGTCCTCTCGATCCGCGCCGACGACCTGCGCGCCCTCGCGATCGTCTACGACGCCTCACCCTCCGGCCTGATCGAGCGGCTGACCGAGCACGGCGTGCTGGTCGCCGACCCGCGGGCGTTCTTCGCCAGCTGA
- the aroQ gene encoding type II 3-dehydroquinate dehydratase yields MRVYVLNGPNLGRLGTRQVDVYGATSYADLVELCESTGRDLGLDVSVRQTDAEHELIGWLHTAADEQAAVVLNPAAWSHYSIAVRDACALLRGPLVEVHISNIHAREEFRHHSVISAVATGVICGLGVDGYRLALHHVATLARRAGRADQSG; encoded by the coding sequence GTGAGGGTGTACGTGCTCAACGGGCCGAACCTGGGCCGGCTCGGTACCCGCCAGGTCGACGTCTACGGCGCCACCAGCTACGCCGATCTGGTCGAACTCTGCGAGTCGACCGGGCGGGACCTCGGCCTGGACGTCTCCGTCCGGCAGACCGACGCCGAGCACGAGTTGATCGGCTGGCTGCATACCGCGGCGGACGAGCAGGCCGCGGTGGTGCTCAACCCGGCGGCCTGGTCGCACTACTCGATCGCCGTACGGGATGCCTGTGCGTTGCTGCGCGGGCCCCTGGTGGAGGTGCACATCTCCAATATTCATGCGCGCGAGGAGTTCCGGCACCACTCGGTGATCTCGGCGGTGGCCACCGGGGTGATCTGTGGTCTCGGTGTGGACGGCTATCGCCTCGCCCTGCACCACGTCGCCACCCTGGCGCGCCGCGCCGGCCGCGCGGACCAGTCGGGATGA
- the carA gene encoding glutamine-hydrolyzing carbamoyl-phosphate synthase small subunit has product MSRRRQAILVLEDGRTFQGEAYGSVGETFGEAVFNTGMTGYQETLTDPSYHRQVVVQTAPHIGNTGVNGEDDESRRIWVAGYVVRDPARVSSNWRATGGLEDRLATEGVVGISGVDTRALTRHLRERGAMRVGISSVADDPRALLARVRQSPQMLGADLSAEVTTTAPYVVPAEGEHRFTVAALDLGIKRNVPRRLAARGVTTHVLPANSTIEDLLATGADAVFFSPGPGDPATADAPVKLAREVLRRQVPLFGICFGSQILGRALGFGTYKLGYGHRGINQPVLDRVTGKVEVTSHNHGFAVEVPGVRPGAPVPDQVIETEFGGVQVSHLCLNDNVVEGLRARDVPAFTVQYHPEAAAGPHDADYLFDRFAELIEGRAHRDRTHSEGRANA; this is encoded by the coding sequence ATGAGTCGTAGGCGTCAAGCGATTCTCGTCCTGGAGGACGGGCGCACGTTCCAGGGCGAGGCGTACGGCAGCGTCGGGGAGACCTTCGGCGAGGCGGTCTTCAACACCGGGATGACCGGTTACCAGGAGACGCTCACCGACCCGTCGTACCACCGCCAGGTGGTGGTGCAGACCGCCCCGCACATCGGCAACACCGGGGTCAACGGCGAGGACGACGAGTCGCGGCGGATCTGGGTGGCCGGTTACGTGGTGCGTGACCCGGCCCGGGTGAGCTCGAACTGGCGGGCCACCGGCGGGCTGGAGGACCGGCTGGCCACCGAGGGTGTGGTCGGCATCAGCGGGGTGGACACCCGGGCGCTGACCCGGCACCTGCGGGAGCGTGGCGCGATGCGGGTCGGCATCTCCAGCGTCGCCGACGACCCGCGTGCGCTGCTGGCCCGGGTACGCCAGTCGCCGCAGATGCTCGGCGCGGACCTCTCCGCCGAGGTGACCACCACGGCGCCGTACGTGGTGCCTGCCGAGGGCGAGCACCGGTTCACCGTCGCCGCCCTCGACCTGGGCATCAAGCGCAACGTGCCGCGTCGGCTCGCCGCCCGCGGCGTGACCACGCACGTCCTGCCGGCGAACTCGACAATCGAGGATCTGCTCGCCACCGGCGCGGACGCGGTCTTCTTCTCGCCCGGACCGGGCGACCCGGCCACCGCCGATGCTCCGGTCAAGTTGGCCCGCGAGGTGCTGCGCCGGCAGGTGCCGCTCTTCGGTATCTGCTTCGGCAGTCAGATCCTCGGTCGGGCGCTCGGCTTCGGCACCTACAAGCTCGGCTACGGCCACCGGGGCATCAACCAGCCGGTACTCGACCGGGTCACCGGCAAGGTGGAGGTGACCAGCCACAACCACGGCTTCGCGGTCGAGGTGCCGGGGGTGCGGCCGGGCGCGCCGGTGCCGGATCAGGTGATCGAGACCGAGTTCGGCGGCGTACAGGTAAGCCATCTCTGCCTCAACGACAACGTGGTCGAGGGGTTGCGGGCCCGGGACGTGCCCGCCTTCACCGTCCAGTACCACCCGGAGGCGGCGGCCGGTCCGCACGACGCGGACTACCTCTTCGACCGCTTCGCGGAGTTGATCGAGGGTCGGGCGCACCGCGACCGGACCCACAGCGAGGGGCGCGCGAATGCCTAA
- a CDS encoding dihydroorotase encodes MNSYLIRNVSVLGAAPTDLLLRDGVVAEAGAGLTAPGATVVDGDGLVALPGLVDLHTHLREPGREDAETVETGSRAAALGGYTAVCAMANTSPVADTAGVVEQVWRLGREAGLVDVQPIGAVTVGLAGERLAELGAMADSAARVRIFSDDGHCVADPMLMRRALEYVKAFDGIIAQHAEEPRLTEGAQMHEGEVSTRLGLTGWPAVAEEAIIARDVLLAEHVGSRLHVCHVSTAGSVEVLRHAKARGVRVTAEVTPHHLLLTDARAESYDPVFKVNPPLRTATDIAALRGALVDGVIDIIATDHAPHAMEDKECEWAYARPGMLGLETALSIALDVLGPEWDLIAERMSRTPARIAGLTEHGRDPAPGAPANLTLVDPAARRVIDPAESASRSRNTPYARMTLPGRIVATFLRGEATVLDGKAVK; translated from the coding sequence GTGAACTCGTACCTGATCAGGAACGTCAGCGTGCTCGGTGCCGCACCGACCGACCTGCTGTTGCGCGACGGCGTTGTCGCCGAGGCCGGCGCGGGGCTCACCGCGCCGGGCGCGACGGTGGTCGACGGGGACGGGCTGGTCGCCCTGCCCGGCCTGGTGGACCTGCACACGCACCTGCGCGAGCCGGGCCGGGAGGACGCCGAGACGGTCGAGACCGGTTCCCGGGCGGCGGCGCTGGGCGGCTACACCGCGGTCTGCGCGATGGCGAACACCTCGCCGGTGGCGGACACGGCCGGCGTGGTGGAGCAGGTCTGGCGGCTCGGCCGGGAGGCCGGCCTGGTCGACGTGCAGCCGATCGGTGCGGTCACCGTCGGCCTGGCCGGTGAGCGCCTGGCCGAACTGGGCGCGATGGCCGACTCCGCCGCCCGGGTGCGGATCTTCTCCGACGACGGGCACTGCGTCGCCGACCCGATGCTGATGCGCCGCGCCCTGGAGTACGTCAAGGCGTTCGACGGGATCATCGCCCAGCACGCCGAGGAGCCCCGGCTCACCGAGGGCGCGCAGATGCACGAGGGCGAGGTCTCCACCCGGCTGGGCCTGACCGGCTGGCCGGCGGTGGCCGAGGAGGCGATCATCGCCCGGGACGTGCTGCTGGCCGAGCACGTCGGCAGCCGGTTGCACGTCTGTCACGTCTCGACCGCCGGCAGCGTCGAGGTGCTGCGGCACGCCAAGGCCCGGGGGGTACGGGTCACCGCCGAGGTGACGCCGCACCACCTGCTGCTCACCGATGCCCGGGCCGAGAGTTACGACCCGGTGTTCAAGGTCAACCCGCCGCTGCGTACCGCCACCGACATCGCCGCCCTGCGGGGCGCGCTTGTCGACGGGGTGATCGACATCATCGCCACCGACCACGCCCCGCACGCGATGGAGGACAAGGAGTGCGAGTGGGCGTACGCCCGGCCGGGCATGCTCGGGCTGGAGACGGCGCTGTCCATCGCGCTCGACGTGCTCGGTCCCGAGTGGGACCTGATCGCCGAGCGGATGTCCCGGACCCCGGCCCGGATCGCCGGGCTGACCGAGCACGGCCGGGATCCCGCCCCCGGCGCGCCGGCCAACCTGACCCTTGTCGACCCGGCGGCCCGCCGGGTGATCGACCCGGCGGAGTCGGCAAGTCGCAGCCGCAACACCCCGTACGCCCGGATGACGCTGCCGGGTCGCATCGTGGCGACCTTCCTGCGTGGCGAGGCGACGGTGCTGGACGGAAAGGCAGTCAAGTGA
- a CDS encoding aspartate carbamoyltransferase catalytic subunit: protein MIRHLLSGADLDADTAIQILDTAGEMAAVAGREVKKLPALRGRTVVNLFYEDSTRTRISFEAAAKRLSADVINFSAKGSSVAKGESLKDTALTLQAMGADAVVVRHSASGAPHRLADWVDGSVVNAGDGTHEHPTQALLDAYTMRSRLGRLAGLSVAVVGDVLHSRVARSNVLLLSTLGAKVTLVGPPTLIPVDIAAALAPGTDVCYDLDAVLPSADVVMMLRVQRERMTDSYFPSAREYARRYGLDGARLRRMPSHAIVMHPGPMNRGMEITPEVADSPRSTIVEQVANGVSVRMAVLYLLLGGNNR from the coding sequence GTGATCAGGCACCTGCTCTCCGGCGCCGACCTCGACGCCGACACCGCCATCCAGATCCTGGACACCGCCGGGGAGATGGCCGCGGTGGCCGGCCGCGAGGTCAAGAAGCTGCCCGCGCTGCGTGGCCGGACGGTGGTGAACCTCTTCTACGAGGATTCCACCCGCACCCGCATCTCCTTCGAGGCGGCGGCCAAGCGGCTCTCCGCCGATGTGATCAACTTTTCGGCCAAGGGGTCCAGCGTCGCCAAGGGCGAGAGCCTGAAGGACACCGCGTTGACCCTCCAGGCGATGGGCGCCGACGCGGTCGTGGTCCGGCACTCCGCCTCGGGCGCACCGCACCGGCTCGCCGACTGGGTGGACGGTTCGGTGGTCAACGCCGGTGACGGCACCCACGAGCATCCCACCCAGGCGCTGCTGGACGCGTACACGATGCGGTCCCGGCTGGGCCGGCTGGCCGGCCTGTCGGTCGCGGTGGTCGGCGACGTGCTGCACTCCCGGGTGGCCCGCTCCAACGTGCTGCTGCTCTCCACGCTCGGGGCCAAGGTCACCCTGGTCGGGCCGCCCACCCTGATTCCGGTCGACATCGCCGCGGCGCTCGCCCCCGGCACCGACGTCTGCTACGACCTGGACGCGGTGCTGCCGTCGGCGGACGTGGTGATGATGCTGCGGGTGCAGCGGGAGCGGATGACCGACTCGTACTTCCCGTCCGCCCGTGAGTACGCCCGCCGGTACGGCCTGGACGGCGCACGGCTGCGCCGGATGCCGAGTCACGCGATCGTCATGCATCCCGGCCCGATGAACCGGGGCATGGAGATCACCCCGGAGGTGGCCGACTCGCCCCGCTCCACCATCGTTGAACAGGTCGCCAACGGGGTTTCCGTCCGGATGGCCGTCCTCTACCTGCTGCTCGGGGGTAACAACCGGTGA
- the efp gene encoding elongation factor P, translating into MATTNDLKNGLVLNLDGELWSVVEFQHVKPGKGGAFVRTTLKNVLSGKVVDKTFNAGTKVETATVDKRTMQYLYADGEDYVFMDLETFDQITVLGGTVGEAANYLLPEAEAIVATHEGVPLYVELPTSVVLEVTYTEPGLQGDRSTGGNKPATVETGATVQVPLFITTGEKIKVDTRDGRYLGRA; encoded by the coding sequence ATGGCCACCACCAACGACCTGAAGAACGGCCTGGTACTCAACCTCGACGGAGAACTCTGGTCCGTCGTCGAGTTCCAGCACGTCAAGCCTGGTAAGGGTGGTGCGTTCGTGCGTACCACGCTGAAGAATGTGCTCTCCGGCAAGGTGGTCGACAAGACCTTCAACGCGGGCACCAAGGTCGAGACCGCGACCGTGGACAAGCGCACGATGCAGTACCTCTACGCCGACGGCGAGGACTACGTCTTCATGGATCTGGAGACGTTCGACCAGATCACGGTCCTGGGTGGGACGGTCGGCGAGGCCGCGAACTACCTGCTGCCCGAGGCCGAGGCGATCGTGGCGACGCACGAGGGGGTGCCGCTCTACGTCGAGCTGCCGACCTCCGTCGTGCTGGAGGTCACCTACACCGAGCCGGGCCTTCAGGGTGACCGCTCGACCGGCGGCAACAAGCCGGCGACCGTGGAGACCGGCGCGACCGTGCAGGTGCCGCTCTTCATCACCACCGGAGAGAAGATCAAGGTCGACACCCGCGACGGCCGTTACCTCGGCCGCGCCTGA
- a CDS encoding shikimate kinase — MTGATRPVCVLVGAPGSGKTTVGQALAAALGVEFRDTDVDIERLAGKPIPEIFIDEGEAHFRALERAAVAAALASCTGVLALGGGAVLAEENRAALLGHRVVHLSVELPDAVKRVGLGVGRPLLAINPRATLKHLMDQRRPLYAEVATATVHTDGRTPADIAAEIATLVQE, encoded by the coding sequence GTGACCGGTGCCACCCGCCCGGTCTGCGTACTGGTCGGCGCGCCCGGCTCGGGCAAGACCACCGTCGGGCAGGCCCTGGCGGCTGCGCTCGGCGTCGAGTTCCGGGACACCGATGTCGACATCGAGCGCCTCGCCGGCAAGCCGATCCCGGAGATCTTCATCGACGAGGGGGAGGCACACTTCCGCGCCCTCGAACGGGCGGCGGTGGCTGCGGCGCTGGCCTCCTGCACCGGGGTACTCGCCCTCGGCGGTGGCGCGGTGCTGGCCGAGGAGAACCGCGCCGCCCTGCTCGGGCACCGGGTGGTGCATCTCTCCGTCGAGCTGCCCGACGCGGTGAAGCGGGTCGGGCTCGGTGTCGGCCGGCCACTGCTGGCGATCAACCCGCGCGCCACCCTCAAGCACCTGATGGACCAGCGCCGCCCGCTCTACGCCGAGGTCGCCACCGCGACCGTGCACACCGACGGCCGTACCCCCGCCGACATCGCCGCCGAGATCGCCACCCTGGTCCAGGAGTAA
- the aroB gene encoding 3-dehydroquinate synthase → MNEVTRISVGGERPYDVLVGRDLLDTLPGLLPDATRVAVLHAPPLKELADAIGARLDAAGMTPLSIEVPDAEAGKQVEVAAQCWDRLGAAGFTRTDAVVGLGGGAVTDLAGFVAACWLRGVRWVPVATSLLGMVDAAVGGKTGINTAAGKNLVGAFHPPVGVLADLATLDTLPPADLAAGLAEVVKCGFIADPVILELVERDPASAMDPAGPVVRELIERAIQVKADVVGGDLRESGIREVLNYGHTLAHAIEKVEDYRWRHGHAVAVGLVYAAELARLAGRLDAATARRHRAAVAALGLPTGYPADAWPQLLAAMRVDKKARGNTLRFVVLDGLARPAILAGPDDDLLHAAYRAVAQ, encoded by the coding sequence ATGAACGAGGTGACCCGGATCTCGGTCGGCGGCGAGCGGCCGTACGACGTGCTGGTCGGACGCGATCTGCTGGACACGCTGCCCGGCCTGTTGCCGGACGCCACCCGGGTGGCGGTGCTGCACGCCCCGCCGCTGAAGGAACTGGCCGACGCCATCGGCGCCCGGCTCGACGCGGCCGGGATGACACCGTTGTCGATCGAGGTGCCGGACGCCGAGGCCGGCAAGCAGGTCGAGGTGGCGGCGCAGTGTTGGGACCGGCTGGGTGCGGCCGGGTTCACCCGTACCGACGCGGTGGTCGGGCTGGGCGGTGGCGCGGTGACCGACCTGGCCGGGTTCGTGGCCGCCTGCTGGCTGCGTGGGGTGCGCTGGGTGCCGGTGGCGACCTCGCTGCTCGGCATGGTGGACGCGGCGGTGGGCGGCAAGACCGGGATCAACACGGCGGCCGGCAAGAACCTCGTCGGCGCCTTTCATCCGCCGGTCGGCGTGCTGGCCGACCTTGCCACGCTGGACACCCTGCCCCCGGCGGATCTGGCCGCCGGCCTGGCCGAGGTGGTCAAGTGCGGGTTCATCGCCGACCCGGTCATTCTGGAACTCGTCGAGCGGGACCCGGCGTCGGCCATGGACCCGGCCGGCCCGGTGGTCCGGGAGCTGATCGAGCGGGCGATCCAGGTCAAGGCCGACGTGGTCGGCGGGGACCTGCGCGAGTCGGGGATCCGGGAGGTGCTCAACTACGGGCACACCCTGGCGCACGCGATCGAAAAGGTGGAGGACTACCGCTGGCGGCACGGTCACGCGGTCGCGGTCGGCCTGGTGTACGCCGCCGAGCTGGCCCGGCTGGCTGGTCGGCTGGATGCCGCCACCGCGCGTCGACACCGCGCGGCGGTTGCCGCGCTCGGGCTGCCTACCGGCTATCCGGCCGACGCCTGGCCCCAGTTGCTGGCCGCCATGCGGGTCGACAAGAAGGCCCGTGGCAACACCCTGCGCTTCGTGGTGCTCGACGGGCTGGCCCGGCCGGCCATCCTGGCGGGCCCGGACGACGATCTGCTGCACGCGGCCTACCGCGCGGTGGCCCAGTGA
- a CDS encoding cytochrome c oxidase assembly protein, translating to MNLALVSAHGTEHATTVGPALLVPLLAGWVYLAAALRQRAPDRAGWNHWRTAAFAVGCALLAIALLLPVDGFAAHMWQHLLLGMLAPLGLVLGAPGILALRTVNRQAGRAALRVLRRPAVRVLTHPVTGLLLTAGGLWLLYLTPLYRATLASPALHDLVNLHFLLSGLLFTWSIAGPEPAGHRPRVPVRLVVLGVAVAAHASLAQLLYAGLLVDVPAPPDQLRAGATVMYYGGDLAELLLALALLISWRPEPRQHRAPAVALSTGG from the coding sequence GTGAATCTCGCCCTGGTCTCGGCGCACGGCACCGAGCACGCCACGACCGTCGGTCCGGCACTGCTCGTACCCCTGCTTGCCGGCTGGGTCTACCTGGCCGCCGCGCTGCGCCAGCGCGCCCCGGACCGGGCCGGCTGGAACCACTGGCGGACGGCGGCCTTCGCCGTCGGGTGCGCCCTGCTCGCCATCGCCCTGCTGCTGCCGGTGGACGGGTTCGCCGCACACATGTGGCAGCACCTTCTGCTCGGCATGCTGGCCCCGCTGGGGCTGGTGCTCGGCGCGCCGGGCATCCTGGCGTTGCGTACCGTCAACCGGCAGGCCGGTCGGGCGGCGCTGCGCGTGCTGCGCCGACCGGCGGTGCGGGTGCTCACCCACCCGGTAACCGGGCTGCTGCTCACCGCCGGTGGGCTCTGGCTGCTCTATCTCACGCCGCTGTACCGCGCCACGCTCGCCAGCCCGGCGCTGCACGACCTGGTCAACCTGCATTTCCTACTCAGCGGATTGCTGTTCACCTGGTCGATCGCCGGGCCGGAGCCCGCCGGGCACCGACCCCGGGTGCCGGTCCGGCTGGTGGTGCTCGGCGTCGCGGTGGCCGCGCACGCCAGCCTGGCCCAACTGTTGTACGCGGGACTGCTCGTCGACGTGCCGGCCCCGCCGGACCAGCTGCGCGCCGGTGCCACGGTCATGTACTACGGCGGCGACCTCGCCGAACTCCTGCTGGCGCTCGCGCTTCTGATCAGCTGGCGTCCGGAGCCGCGCCAACACCGCGCGCCGGCTGTCGCGCTCAGCACCGGCGGTTGA
- the nusB gene encoding transcription antitermination factor NusB translates to MPARRKARKRALDVLFEADLRDRPPAEVLAGYIERIATPRPEHLGYAVGLVEGVAGHLDRIDELIASYAEGWTLDRMPVVDRNLARIAVYELLYLDEIDDGVAISEAVELARQMSTDDSPRFLNGLLGRIAEYATR, encoded by the coding sequence ATGCCGGCGCGCCGCAAGGCGCGCAAGCGGGCGCTGGACGTGCTCTTCGAGGCCGACCTGCGGGACCGTCCGCCGGCCGAGGTGCTCGCCGGTTACATCGAGCGGATCGCCACGCCCCGCCCGGAGCATCTGGGTTACGCGGTCGGTCTGGTCGAGGGCGTGGCCGGGCACCTGGACCGGATCGACGAGCTGATCGCCAGCTACGCCGAGGGCTGGACGCTGGATCGGATGCCGGTGGTCGACCGCAACCTCGCCCGGATCGCGGTCTACGAGTTGCTTTACCTGGACGAGATCGACGACGGGGTGGCGATCAGCGAGGCCGTCGAGCTGGCTCGACAGATGTCGACCGATGATTCGCCCCGTTTCCTCAACGGGTTGCTCGGCCGGATCGCCGAGTACGCCACCCGCTGA
- a CDS encoding DUF2243 domain-containing protein, whose amino-acid sequence MMERTIDGADIRLPATILGVGLGGFVDGILLHQVFQWHHMLSSTGNDNIGVRDYPVDTVAGLQMNTLWDGLFHVVTWVAVLTGLAMLYARVTRSRGRLWRSPMLWGWVLVGWGLFNLVEGIIDHHILGIHHVRAGEHQLWWDLGFLALGVVLIVVGWLVQRRATAVDVCADQEQTPARGRHG is encoded by the coding sequence ATGATGGAGCGGACCATCGACGGCGCAGACATCCGGCTGCCGGCCACCATCCTCGGCGTCGGCCTTGGCGGCTTCGTCGATGGCATCCTGCTGCACCAGGTCTTTCAGTGGCACCACATGCTCAGCAGCACCGGCAACGACAACATCGGGGTACGCGATTACCCGGTGGACACCGTCGCCGGACTACAGATGAACACCCTCTGGGACGGCCTGTTCCACGTGGTCACCTGGGTAGCTGTGCTCACCGGCCTGGCGATGCTGTACGCCCGGGTGACCCGATCCCGGGGCCGGCTGTGGCGCTCGCCGATGCTGTGGGGCTGGGTCCTGGTCGGCTGGGGACTGTTCAACCTGGTCGAGGGCATCATCGACCATCACATCCTGGGCATCCACCACGTCCGCGCCGGGGAACACCAGCTCTGGTGGGATCTCGGCTTCCTCGCGCTGGGTGTCGTGCTCATCGTCGTCGGCTGGCTGGTGCAGCGTCGCGCCACCGCCGTGGACGTCTGCGCCGACCAGGAGCAGACGCCGGCCCGGGGGCGACACGGGTGA
- the pyrR gene encoding bifunctional pyr operon transcriptional regulator/uracil phosphoribosyltransferase PyrR yields MAHPSAAHPSPPRQPSVKVILTSADVQRVVDRIAHQILEKTQGAADTVLLGIPTRGAPLAHRLAARISAFEDVAVPVGVLDITLYRDDLRRHATRAVGPTQLPPGGIDGMRVVLVDDVLFSGRTVRAALDALGDLGRPACVQLAVLVDRGHRQLPIRADYVGKNIPTALAENVKVTLAETDGTDEVRLHAGTPR; encoded by the coding sequence GTGGCCCACCCATCGGCTGCCCATCCGTCGCCACCGCGACAACCCTCGGTGAAGGTGATCCTGACCAGCGCTGACGTTCAGCGCGTGGTGGACCGGATCGCGCACCAGATTCTCGAGAAGACCCAGGGTGCGGCGGACACCGTTCTGCTCGGCATCCCGACCCGGGGCGCACCCCTGGCCCACCGGCTCGCCGCCCGGATCAGCGCCTTCGAAGATGTCGCCGTGCCGGTCGGTGTGCTCGACATCACCCTCTACCGCGACGACCTGCGCCGGCACGCGACCCGCGCGGTCGGCCCCACCCAATTGCCGCCCGGCGGGATCGACGGCATGCGGGTGGTTCTGGTCGACGACGTGCTGTTCTCCGGGCGTACGGTGCGGGCCGCCCTCGACGCGCTGGGTGACCTCGGCCGGCCGGCCTGCGTCCAGCTCGCTGTCCTGGTCGACCGGGGGCACCGGCAGCTGCCGATCCGGGCCGACTACGTGGGCAAGAACATTCCGACCGCACTCGCCGAGAACGTCAAGGTGACGCTGGCGGAGACTGACGGTACCGACGAGGTCCGGCTCCACGCGGGGACGCCCCGGTGA